Proteins from a single region of Chryseobacterium sp. T16E-39:
- a CDS encoding DsbA family protein — protein MSTLRIPIGPNDHVQGNPETARIVLVEYGDYQCPYCGHAFPLVRQFVKENQDDVAFVFRNFPLTDAHEYAMAAATVAEAAGKQGKFWEMHDLIYDNQNILNEALLNECVKVLKLDVNKIENEINTEELQNKIEADFEGGVRSGVNGTPSFFVNGQKWEDYDGTYDSFIDLIS, from the coding sequence ATGTCCACTTTAAGAATTCCAATTGGTCCCAATGATCATGTACAGGGAAATCCGGAAACCGCAAGAATCGTTTTGGTTGAATATGGAGACTATCAGTGTCCTTATTGTGGCCATGCTTTCCCTCTTGTAAGACAATTTGTAAAGGAAAATCAAGATGACGTAGCTTTTGTTTTCAGGAACTTTCCGTTGACAGATGCTCATGAATATGCAATGGCAGCAGCAACCGTAGCCGAAGCTGCAGGGAAGCAGGGGAAATTCTGGGAGATGCATGACCTCATCTATGACAACCAGAATATATTAAACGAAGCATTGCTCAATGAATGTGTGAAAGTTCTGAAACTGGATGTGAATAAAATTGAAAACGAAATCAATACTGAAGAACTTCAAAATAAAATTGAAGCTGATTTTGAAGGTGGCGTTCGCAGTGGGGTAAATGGAACTCCATCATTCTTTGTAAATGGACAAAAATGGGAAGACTATGACGGAACTTACGATTCCTTTATTGACCTAATTTCTTAG
- a CDS encoding DUF4407 domain-containing protein has product MKNQQQTINQTNHKINWFQKFLMVCSGGNIHILRKTPSEWNKFSGIGGIVLFTAVFATLSAGYAMYTVFDNVWTSVGFGILWGLMIFNLDRYIVSSIKKTGTWWNQILMAIPRLVLATFLGIIISKPLELKIFEKEVNKQLNTIIQRNKKQLQGEMSGRILQQSGPFETEKKQISEKIAQYQKSYDSASVELEKEILGKQSGLTSGKVGFGSNAKRKQELKEQRRQDLETYQKQAAPRLEYLDKEISKVYTNLETERKSTETFEDKFNGFAARLQALDELGKNSAIIGLAATFIMGLFICLEISPVLVKLISHIGPYDHLLEKTENDFRLYSKEKIEKGNALTDYRIDDFKENLNK; this is encoded by the coding sequence ATGAAAAATCAACAACAAACTATAAATCAGACGAATCATAAAATAAATTGGTTCCAGAAGTTCCTGATGGTATGCTCCGGAGGAAACATCCATATTTTAAGGAAAACACCAAGCGAATGGAATAAATTTTCCGGGATTGGTGGTATTGTTTTATTTACCGCTGTTTTTGCGACCCTGTCTGCAGGATATGCCATGTATACCGTCTTTGATAATGTCTGGACATCCGTAGGGTTTGGGATTCTTTGGGGGTTAATGATCTTTAACCTGGATAGGTATATTGTCTCTTCTATTAAAAAAACAGGAACCTGGTGGAATCAGATCTTAATGGCCATACCTCGTTTGGTTCTGGCTACTTTTTTAGGAATTATTATCTCAAAACCTTTAGAACTTAAAATTTTCGAAAAAGAAGTAAACAAGCAATTGAATACGATTATTCAGCGAAATAAAAAACAGCTTCAGGGTGAGATGAGTGGAAGAATTCTTCAACAAAGCGGACCTTTTGAAACCGAGAAGAAACAAATTTCAGAAAAGATCGCTCAATATCAGAAATCATACGATTCGGCTTCTGTAGAGCTGGAAAAAGAAATTTTAGGAAAACAATCAGGTTTAACAAGTGGAAAAGTAGGTTTCGGATCAAACGCCAAAAGAAAACAGGAACTTAAAGAACAAAGAAGACAGGACTTAGAAACCTATCAAAAACAGGCAGCTCCAAGGTTAGAATACCTGGATAAAGAAATTTCAAAAGTCTACACCAACTTAGAAACTGAAAGAAAATCCACTGAGACCTTTGAAGATAAATTCAATGGATTTGCAGCACGATTACAGGCCTTGGACGAATTAGGAAAAAATTCAGCAATCATTGGTTTAGCCGCTACCTTTATTATGGGACTTTTTATCTGTCTGGAAATCTCTCCGGTATTGGTGAAATTAATTTCTCACATAGGACCTTATGATCATCTATTGGAAAAAACGGAAAACGATTTTCGTTTGTATTCAAAGGAAAAGATTGAAAAAGGAAATGCATTGACCGATTATAGAATTGATGACTTTAAAGAGAACCTGAATAAGTAA
- a CDS encoding zinc-dependent metalloprotease, with the protein MKRIVLCFALMLGVSVFSQNVQNICGFDQIMSQMDARNPQLKKNREEMEARLASMNKQSFLNKSGATTAWNGLYTGQIYEIPVVVHVIESQATANANLHLTDQEIINWLDRANKMYATTYGNGFYAEGNGPDGGNVIPFKLVLAKRSPTCEPTTGIIRYNGSTLPSYDTRGVKMQSSNGVADYQIKNELAHHWPENSYFNIYVVIGFDGQQQLSYGLMGYAKFPNSYDYDYESFMKVATVKNQNDTTLTHELGHAFGLYHTFGNADYTIQSGAPGYCPATTGDCTVDDDRICDTERSGAAYSQFPAPSNSEINPCTNQNYQGVQYNIMNYSNTNRKFTAGQRDRAVLLMMEYRKNLLNSTAGKDPSVVIPSPVTIVAAQCNPAGTAHPANNNFAIGPYKVNFADINSMSNGYDSDEANPIYYADYSTATCIRPAYYTDLSSTTSTPLKVTYLNGFGQAEKFKTKVWIDYNNNGSFEDSELVVNNTSTNPLASGASITVTNNITVPATAVKNVYLRMRVGVDAATYSSTNLPDFTACSQVQYGQMEDYAVRIVSALGTSEVKESSDAKIVYTKADNKLQLVGGKNAAFGDYQIYDMSGKILQKGTSKTNVVQIDQTLPKGVYIINYSDKKESKKFVNN; encoded by the coding sequence ATGAAGAGAATTGTTCTATGTTTTGCACTGATGCTTGGTGTTAGTGTATTTTCTCAAAATGTGCAAAATATTTGTGGTTTTGACCAAATCATGTCACAAATGGATGCCAGAAACCCTCAATTGAAAAAAAATAGGGAAGAAATGGAAGCCAGATTAGCTTCTATGAATAAACAATCTTTCCTTAATAAATCAGGTGCAACGACTGCATGGAATGGACTTTATACAGGTCAGATTTACGAAATTCCTGTTGTAGTACATGTTATTGAATCTCAGGCTACTGCTAACGCTAACTTGCATCTTACTGATCAGGAGATTATTAATTGGCTTGACAGAGCTAATAAAATGTATGCAACAACCTATGGAAATGGTTTCTATGCAGAAGGTAATGGACCAGATGGAGGAAATGTGATTCCTTTTAAGCTTGTATTGGCTAAAAGATCACCAACCTGCGAACCAACGACCGGTATTATAAGATATAATGGAAGTACTCTTCCGTCTTATGATACAAGAGGAGTGAAAATGCAGAGTTCAAATGGTGTAGCTGATTATCAAATTAAAAATGAATTGGCACATCACTGGCCAGAAAACTCATATTTTAATATTTATGTTGTTATTGGTTTTGATGGTCAACAGCAGTTATCTTATGGTTTGATGGGGTATGCAAAGTTCCCGAATTCTTATGATTACGATTATGAGAGTTTTATGAAAGTGGCAACTGTGAAAAATCAAAATGATACTACATTGACTCATGAGCTTGGACATGCTTTTGGATTATATCACACTTTTGGAAATGCTGATTATACGATTCAGAGTGGTGCACCGGGTTATTGCCCTGCTACTACAGGTGATTGTACAGTGGATGATGATAGAATTTGTGATACAGAGAGATCTGGAGCTGCATATTCTCAATTCCCTGCACCATCCAATTCTGAAATAAATCCTTGTACTAACCAAAATTATCAGGGAGTACAATATAACATCATGAATTATAGCAATACGAATCGCAAGTTTACTGCTGGTCAGAGAGATCGTGCTGTTTTACTGATGATGGAATATAGAAAGAACTTACTTAATTCAACGGCAGGTAAAGATCCATCAGTTGTCATTCCTTCACCTGTAACGATAGTTGCAGCACAGTGTAATCCAGCAGGTACAGCACATCCTGCGAATAACAATTTTGCAATTGGGCCTTACAAGGTTAATTTTGCAGATATAAACAGTATGAGTAACGGGTATGATTCTGATGAGGCAAACCCAATTTATTATGCTGATTATTCTACAGCGACATGTATAAGACCAGCTTACTATACTGATCTTTCTTCTACAACAAGTACTCCATTGAAAGTAACTTATTTAAATGGATTTGGTCAGGCTGAAAAGTTCAAGACAAAAGTTTGGATCGATTATAATAACAATGGTTCTTTTGAAGATTCTGAATTGGTAGTTAATAATACATCTACTAATCCTTTAGCTTCGGGAGCTTCGATAACGGTTACCAATAATATTACTGTGCCGGCTACTGCGGTAAAGAATGTTTATCTGAGAATGAGAGTTGGTGTAGATGCGGCAACGTATTCTTCTACAAACCTTCCTGATTTTACAGCTTGTTCTCAAGTACAATATGGTCAGATGGAAGACTATGCTGTAAGAATTGTAAGTGCATTAGGAACATCTGAGGTAAAAGAAAGTTCTGATGCTAAGATCGTGTACACTAAGGCTGATAATAAACTTCAACTTGTTGGAGGGAAGAATGCTGCATTTGGAGATTACCAGATTTACGATATGAGTGGAAAGATATTGCAAAAAGGTACTTCTAAGACGAATGTGGTTCAAATCGACCAGACATTACCAAAAGGAGTATACATTATCAACTACTCTGATAAAAAAGAATCGAAGAAATTCGTAAATAACTAA
- the ruvC gene encoding crossover junction endodeoxyribonuclease RuvC, producing MIAEKIILGIDPGTAIMGFGIISVKKGKMEMVSIHELILKKYPNHETKLKYIFDKTLALIDEYHPDEVALEAPFFGKNVQSMLKLGRAQGVAMAASLHRNIPITEYSPKKIKMAITGNGNASKEQVAGMLQNLLKLKEFPTKYLDASDGLAVAVCHHFNSGTITDTKSYSGWESFLKQNPDRLK from the coding sequence ATGATTGCAGAAAAGATAATTTTAGGTATTGACCCGGGAACTGCCATAATGGGTTTTGGGATTATTTCCGTTAAAAAAGGTAAGATGGAAATGGTGTCCATCCATGAGCTTATTCTTAAAAAATATCCTAATCATGAAACGAAACTTAAATATATCTTTGATAAGACCTTGGCATTGATCGATGAGTACCATCCTGATGAAGTCGCTCTTGAAGCCCCCTTCTTTGGAAAGAATGTTCAAAGTATGCTAAAGCTGGGTCGTGCACAGGGTGTTGCCATGGCTGCAAGCCTCCATAGAAACATTCCAATTACAGAATATTCCCCGAAAAAAATAAAAATGGCAATTACCGGGAACGGAAATGCCAGTAAAGAGCAGGTGGCAGGAATGCTTCAAAATCTTTTAAAGCTGAAAGAATTTCCCACCAAGTATCTTGATGCATCTGACGGTCTTGCCGTAGCTGTCTGTCATCATTTTAATTCCGGAACTATTACAGATACTAAATCATATTCCGGTTGGGAGAGTTTTTTAAAACAAAACCCTGATCGGCTAAAATAA
- a CDS encoding KTSC domain-containing protein, translated as MPSSVVHSYEYFPKTEILRIVYQSGAVYDYLKVPPIIVDQFKAFTSKGTFLNKVIKKKFKYIKIK; from the coding sequence ATGCCCTCCTCAGTTGTACATAGTTATGAATACTTTCCCAAAACTGAAATATTACGAATTGTATATCAGTCAGGGGCGGTTTATGACTATCTGAAGGTACCCCCAATCATCGTTGACCAATTCAAAGCCTTCACCTCTAAGGGAACATTTCTCAATAAGGTTATCAAGAAGAAATTTAAGTATATTAAAATAAAATAG
- a CDS encoding redoxin domain-containing protein — translation MILEQGTPAPDFELHATPDQKLKRSDFLGKNLILVFYPADWSPVCGDQVSLYNEMLSIFHKYNADILGISVDSAWCHDAFMENRKLHFPLLADFNPKGEVSKAYGVYNEENGTSKRALFVIDPEGTIQWSYLSPDGINPGADGIIDALENLKQK, via the coding sequence ATGATACTAGAACAAGGAACCCCAGCCCCGGATTTTGAACTTCACGCTACTCCTGATCAGAAATTAAAACGTTCTGATTTTTTAGGCAAGAACTTAATTTTAGTTTTTTATCCTGCAGACTGGAGTCCGGTTTGTGGTGATCAGGTGAGTTTATATAATGAAATGCTTTCCATTTTCCATAAATACAATGCCGATATACTGGGTATTTCTGTGGACAGTGCGTGGTGTCATGATGCTTTCATGGAAAACAGAAAGCTACATTTTCCTTTATTGGCAGATTTTAATCCTAAAGGAGAAGTTTCAAAAGCATATGGGGTTTACAATGAAGAAAACGGAACTTCAAAAAGAGCATTGTTTGTGATCGATCCCGAAGGAACGATCCAATGGAGTTATTTATCACCTGACGGAATCAATCCCGGAGCGGATGGAATCATTGATGCATTAGAAAATTTAAAACAAAAATAA
- a CDS encoding bacteriocin-like protein: MKNSKKISRENLKSIKGGFKACNGELPNYGCGDASVFCCASQGCRRVSDLPPGSCIVQ, from the coding sequence ATGAAAAATTCAAAAAAAATTTCAAGAGAAAATTTGAAAAGTATTAAGGGTGGATTTAAGGCTTGCAATGGTGAGTTACCCAATTATGGCTGTGGCGATGCATCAGTTTTTTGTTGTGCATCTCAAGGGTGCAGAAGAGTATCGGACCTTCCTCCAGGATCTTGCATTGTTCAATAG